In a genomic window of Thermoproteus tenax Kra 1:
- a CDS encoding GH12 family glycosyl hydrolase domain-containing protein has protein sequence MRGKLALAAGAIAIAFLALYFARPGATSNATTATEGATATSTEGSGYSLIPEGLPPAAAAAENVREMMARAAVGPVFIAPYPWNAKEWTGVVQVAYDGREVTASVNMSYTAKFNPYAPVLGYPSVRYGCDPLFYYCSGRAQPLELPEPASKAGGVLVLSYSVSPGDCNVTDFSYDIWFNRGGFRLGAGDLELMLWLYYNVDPSASLPAPYWRYLGERRLRIAVDGAWQTAEASAYVHLSQGSWSVLVFVLRRPVRSGTVAVDLGQLVRAAQETLNGTPIDLERLNLTSIDVGMEFDGPPGVRLTCSYAIYGWSAEP, from the coding sequence ATGAGGGGCAAGCTCGCCCTAGCCGCCGGAGCGATCGCCATAGCTTTTCTCGCGCTCTATTTCGCCCGCCCCGGCGCGACCTCAAACGCGACTACTGCTACAGAGGGCGCAACGGCGACCTCCACAGAGGGCTCGGGGTACAGCTTGATCCCGGAGGGCTTGCCCCCGGCGGCGGCCGCCGCAGAGAACGTACGCGAGATGATGGCCAGAGCCGCGGTCGGGCCTGTCTTCATAGCCCCCTACCCCTGGAACGCAAAGGAGTGGACCGGCGTGGTGCAGGTCGCCTACGACGGCCGGGAGGTGACCGCCTCAGTGAACATGAGCTACACAGCTAAGTTCAACCCCTACGCCCCCGTGTTGGGCTATCCCTCGGTTCGGTACGGCTGCGACCCTCTCTTCTACTACTGCAGCGGGAGGGCACAGCCTCTGGAGCTGCCCGAGCCGGCCTCCAAGGCAGGCGGGGTTCTGGTTCTGTCCTACAGCGTCAGCCCGGGAGACTGCAATGTGACCGACTTCTCCTACGACATATGGTTCAACAGAGGCGGGTTCAGACTCGGCGCAGGCGACCTAGAGCTGATGCTCTGGCTGTACTACAACGTTGACCCCTCTGCGTCTCTGCCGGCCCCGTACTGGCGCTATCTGGGCGAGAGGCGGCTGAGGATAGCGGTGGACGGCGCGTGGCAGACGGCGGAGGCCTCGGCCTACGTCCATCTGAGCCAAGGGAGCTGGTCTGTGCTCGTCTTCGTCCTGCGGAGGCCTGTGCGGTCGGGCACCGTCGCCGTAGATCTGGGCCAGCTGGTGCGGGCGGCGCAGGAAACGCTCAACGGTACACCGATAGATCTGGAGCGCCTAAACCTCACCTCGATAGACGTCGGCATGGAGTTCGACGGCCCGCCGGGCGTTCGGCTGACCTGCTCCTACGCCATATACGGCTGGTCGGCGGAGCCATGA
- a CDS encoding secondary thiamine-phosphate synthase enzyme YjbQ, with translation MRVYVKELSVSTKSRRDLVNITSLVEDAVRESGVSDGIALAFVAHATAALFANEDEPNLRRDYMALFERLVPQDGRYEHNKIDDNGDAHLLSALLKQHYIFPVKGGRLVRGTWQELFLAEFDGPRLRRITVVVMGDGGRS, from the coding sequence ATGCGGGTCTACGTAAAGGAGCTCTCGGTCTCGACCAAATCGCGTAGAGACCTCGTCAACATTACCAGCCTGGTGGAGGACGCAGTCCGGGAGTCGGGCGTGTCGGACGGTATAGCTCTGGCCTTTGTGGCACACGCGACCGCCGCTCTGTTCGCCAACGAGGACGAGCCGAACCTCCGTAGGGACTACATGGCGCTGTTCGAGAGGCTCGTCCCCCAGGACGGGCGCTACGAGCACAACAAGATCGACGACAACGGCGACGCCCACCTCCTCTCGGCGCTGTTAAAGCAACACTACATCTTTCCGGTAAAGGGGGGCAGACTGGTAAGGGGTACTTGGCAGGAGCTGTTCTTGGCGGAGTTCGACGGCCCCCGCCTGAGGAGGATAACCGTCGTTGTGATGGGCGATGGAGGTCGTAGTTAA